The genomic DNA CCTTCACCGAGGGTCCGGGCCAGGTCGAGCGCGGGCATCTCACCGATACCCGGATGCATCGGGGCGATCTGGGTGTCGGTGATCCCCGTAGCCGCGAAGTGCGGACCGGCCAGCGGCGACGCCGACGGCGTGTTCAGACCGCCGGCGATGACGCACTTGCCCATGCCCGCCTTGATGGTCGCCACCGCCTGGTGCATCGCCATCATTCCCGACGCGCACCAGCCGCCGACCGCGACCGCGGGGGTGTCCAGCGGCAGTCCCATGTCCAGGGCCGAGTAGCGGGCGATACAGCCGCCGCCCTGCAGCACCTCACCGAGCACGATGTTGTCGATCAGTTCGGGGTCGACACCCGAGCGGTTGATCACCTCGCGGATCACGGTGCTCGCCAGGTCGAACTCAGAAACGTTGGCCAGTCCACCTACCAGCGAACGCGTGAACGGGGTCCGCGCATACGCAACGACTACGGGATTGGTCAAGGTTCTTGTCCTCCTCGGCAACGACGTCCGCTTGTGGCACCGCGCAATCCGCGGACTGCCCAGAACTGTCGTGTGCGCGCGGACATAACGGCATGGCTGTTCTTCGTTGTGCTGATTTCAGCAACTAACGGCAATAGTTTGTAGCACGCAAATCGACCGCGGTCTATATTCCATCAACGTAAATATCCACGTCAGCAGCGTTAATTATGGATTTAGCGAACTAGTTAGAACTTGTTTCAATAATTGCTCACGGCAAGTATCGATGTAACCCCCATCACAGTCGGAACGGCGTTGGCGCACAACCGATAACAGCGTTTCGAACACCATTTGCCGATGCGGTGGATCGGGCCCTTGACCGCGCAGTCAGTTCGGTGAACCCTGCCGCTGTGGCAAACCACCGACTGCCATCACAGCAAACTCTGGGCTCGACAGCATCCGGTAGAACATGTTCTAGTAGCGGCATGCTCGACTTCAGCACCGACACCCTCAGCCCGGAGGAAGCGCAGCGCCTCCGTTCCGTATTCGAGCCGCTGACCCAGTCCGTCCGCGAACTGATGGACGCGACCGCCCGCAGCGATGCCGATGCCGACACCATCGCGGCCGCGAAAGCCGAAATCGAGTCGGCCACCGCGCGGTTGCGCTCCAAGCAACTGGAGAAGACCTGGGGCCTGCGCTTCACCACCGAAGGCGAGTGGCTGCCGTGGACCAATGCCGTTGTGGGCCTGCGCAACCCGGTCGCGCCGCCGCTGACGGTCGTGCTCGAAGCAACCGACTATGTGTGGTCCGAATTCTCCCTCGGCGCCGCCTATGAGGGCCCGCCCAACCACGCGCACGGCGGCGTCTGCGCCATGATCCTGGACCACGTGCTGGGTGAGGTCGCATCGAACGACGGCACCACCCGGTTCACCGGCACCATCAACGTGAAGTACGTGCGTCCCACGCCGCTGGGCAAGCTGCGGGCCGAGGCCCGCATCGTGCGCACCGAGGGTTTCAAGGCCTACGGGGTCGCCCACATCGCCGACGACCAGGGC from Mycolicibacterium phocaicum includes the following:
- a CDS encoding PaaI family thioesterase; translation: MLDFSTDTLSPEEAQRLRSVFEPLTQSVRELMDATARSDADADTIAAAKAEIESATARLRSKQLEKTWGLRFTTEGEWLPWTNAVVGLRNPVAPPLTVVLEATDYVWSEFSLGAAYEGPPNHAHGGVCAMILDHVLGEVASNDGTTRFTGTINVKYVRPTPLGKLRAEARIVRTEGFKAYGVAHIADDQGVTIEAEGVFIQPKWARG